Part of the Triticum urartu cultivar G1812 chromosome 2, Tu2.1, whole genome shotgun sequence genome, AAACTGGTTCAGGGAAGGGAAAAGATTCTCGTCACCCGGCCGATTAAAAGCCCACCATCCGCCGCTTGAGAAGAACGCCACGGGTCCCATGTGGGATGAGGCCATCACCGCTCATCATTTTTTTCATTCTTAAGTATCTCTACAGCGAACACCTTCTACATCTAGTTTGCCTGTCTTCATCTAAGCGTTGACGTCGTCCGTGAAGGGTGAACGCCCCATGGCTGGTGGCAGGTGCAGCGGCCTGCGAATAGGCGATGCATAGATGCTGGAAGCCGGCCATCGGGGTGCTGCGTGCCGGCCGCGCATGCGGTGGAAGCGGCCGGACTGCACCACCGACGCCTATGAGGCATGCCGCCGCTGAAGTCATGTTTTGCCGTTGCTCGTTGTTCCATGCCGCCGCCGTCTAGAGGAGCGCCAGCGTCCATGGCTGCTGCCTCCTCGAGGTGAGATGCAACAACAGATCCTGCAACATGATTCATGTTACAAATAATTTCTAGAACATAACCTTTGCTTCAAAAAGTGTACAGACATTTTCGTAACATGATCTCTGTTGTAAAAAAAAATCTGTAACATAACCTCTATTGCAAAAAAAAAACTGCAACATAACCTTTGTTGCAAAAATATCGATAAGCATTTCCGCAACATGATTTGTGTTGCAAAAAAAAATCTGCAACATAACCTTTGTTGCAATTTTTTTCGAGATGTTACAAAAAAAACCGCAACATAAATTCTGTAGCAAATGTTTCTGCAACAAGATCTCTGTTGCGGAGTAGAGAAAAACATCCGTCCGCTAGATCGTGCCAGATCTGACGGCTAGCGAGACGACGGATCTTTCCAAAAGATCCGTCAGCCGACGCGTAGCGGCCCCCCTTCAGGGAACCTTCGTGTTCCCAAAACCGGCTGCCTCGCTGTTAtaaaatgggccggcccaattcACGCGCGCGGGGGATCGCGTCACATAGGGGTCACATAGGGTTTTTCCCGTgtctaaaaaaaagaaaaacataGGGTTTTCCCATTCCACCGGCGGTTTCGCGCCAAGGGCAGCGATACCCTCTTTCGGCCCTATCGGTCTGTTCAAACTATTTCAAATCAGTGTGTTTGTTTCGTGGACGTTAAAGTGAAACGATGGCGTCAGTTCATCTGGACTACCAAGTGCGGATCCGATCGTCATGAGCGTTTTGGAAAAGCAAAACCAGGTAAAAACAGGCCAGCAGTCGATTTTACTGCCCCGATAAGAAACTAGTAATAATTGAATTGCGCGTGAGTGGTAAGTTTCTCGATGCAAGAAACGGGAAAAGAGAAAGGTGGCAATTGAGCTCTGAAATGAAGAAACTGAATTCTGAAAAAGCTGTGTCTGCTGCTCCCCCCAGACTGAAAATGCAGCCACCCGTCCATCAGTCCATGTACCACCTTGACCGATGCGGAGACCAAGCCACGACCGTgtacctcctcctcctcacctgtATGCTGCGTATAAAGTAGACCCCAACCCCATGGCAGTTTCGTTTCAGAAAGCTCCATCGCTGTTTCCCATAGAGCCCCGCCAATATCCCCAAAACTCCTCCGTGGTTAGGGAAAAGAGTGGTGCTAGAGAGATGGATGGTACGCAAGCATCTATGATCCATCCCTCTTGATTAGTCGTCGTTGGTTTTTCCTGTTGGTAGTGTGTTCCGCTTTCTATTGTGCTGGAAATTTGTGCTTGAGATCTCCGGATGAATGTTCTTCCTTTGTTTCTGTTTCTCCGTTGTTTCCTTTTGGAGATCTTCTGCGTTCGGATCAGTGTAAAACTGGCCGCATTCCCGCTGATTTTCCATAGCAAAGGCTCAACTGGCCGCATTCCCGCTGATTTTCTTGGCCTTTTTGTTCGGGTGGTGGCAAATCGCAAAGTTTCGCCTTGATAATCTTGCTCTGCCATTTCtttgtcatgccaccaagatttGATCTTGTTGTTTCTTATTTGAACTTTGAAGGCCGCAATCTGCTGGGTGATGTCGGAGGAGCCGCGAGAACGAACCAGAACAAGGTTGAAAACTCCTGCATGCGTATCCATCATCGCTCTCGTGTTCCTGCGCTCGTTCGATCTCCCATCTGACTCTGCACGCCATGCTTTTCTGCAGACCAAGGTCGTCAAGATAGCGGTGGCGGTGCTGGCCATGCTGCTGCTGCTCGCGGCGGCGGCTGTCTCCACGACGCCGGACGACCGTGCCTGCCTCCGCGCCTTCTTCCGCCGCGACATGTTCCTGGTGTTCTGCGTGTTCGTGAGCACCACAACCGGCTGTCTCCTGGCGTGGATGGCCGTTATGGCGCCGACGGAGGCTTCCCAGCGCTCGTACGCGTGGGCCACCGTCAGGTGCTTCGCGCTTCTTGCCATCAATCTGTACTTCGCCTTGTCCAAGTGAGTCTCTGTGGTGTGTTGTGTTGGTCTCTGTTGTCTGTTCTGCACTTGTTCTGAAGTTTGGGCTGTGATTAACTTGCTCTACTTGTTTTCGTCAGCCTCCCGGATGTCGACGATGCTGCCTAGGTTCGCTGCGCGCGTGTGGATGTGCCTGCCGGAGGATCGAAGATGGATCATTtcggggcttggagatgcgtcgTTTTAATCACTGTTAGAAGTTTGGAAGGGCCTGCCGTATCGTTGTACTTGGCTTCTTTTTCTGTTGTCCTCCTCACCTGGGTTTTAGACTGCCTGTTTGCATCTGCTGCATTAATGCTTAATCGGGAATCGACCTCGAGTATCCCTGGAGCCTATGTAGTAGTAGTATGAACTTCGAAAGGGTTTGAATTTTGTTTATCTGAAGCTTTGAACGTTGGAAATTAGAATGCATGTGACTGAGTGAACTTCCTTATTCTGAAACAACTAAGTGATGGTTAACTGGCAACTGCTTTGTTATCTTCTTCATCTGAACCAACTTTGTTAATTGGCAACTGGTTGTTCTTGTTTTGCAACTGAACCAACTTTGTTATCTTCTTCATCTTGGATTGCATCAACTGCCCGTCGCCTGGAGCCTACTTAGTACATCATCAAATTCGAAATGGTTTCAATTTTCTTTAGTGAAAGCTTTGGACGTTGGAATGCATGTGACTAGGGGAACTTCGTTATTCTCAACCAACTGAGTCACTCTTTTTTTTGTCGTGCCCAGTGTATCTCGTCCCTTACTCGAGAATAATTTGCGACTGTTTGTTCATGGTAATTAGCTCTTTTTTGAGGCAAATTCTTCATGGTTGGCTAGTTCTCTGTGTTAAACAttgaagtagttgaggtagagtTGTTAGGATAGTACTCCCtttgtaaactaatataagagcgtttagaatactaaaatagtgatctaaacgcttttatattaatttacagagggagtaacaACTACGATCTCCTCGTTGTAAAATACATGCAATTTGGCTATGCCATTGTGCCCTGGCGCACCTGTATAAAATATACCCCTGAGGCCACCGTATTTGGTTGTGCCGATTCTATTGTCTTTCTCTCTATTTTCACATGGTATCAGGCCCCTTCGTTTAACAGCATCATGGGATCTCCTTCCGCCACTAACTCCTCTGCTGCTGCCATGGGCGTCCTCTCTCTTCCCCTGTTCTTCTTCTCGCCGGCTACTGTTCGGATGTGAATTGGGTATCCTACCGTTTAGCTATCTGGGCATACCAATTCATCATCGCAAGCTATCTAACGAGGAGTGGAAGTCTATTGAAGATCCATTTGAAAAGAAACTAAACTGCTCGAAGGGCAAGCTTATATCATACGAAGGTCGACTAATACTAATAAACTCGGCGCTCACGAGTATGCCGATCTTCCTCTTGTCCTTCTTTGAGGTACTTGTAGGGGTACGAAAAAGAATGGACTTTTATCGATCACAATTCTTTTGGCAAAGTGATGAAATAAAGAGGAAGTACAGGCTTACTAAACGGGACATTATTTGTAGGTCTTGGTATTCAAAATTTAGAGGTAAATAATAGATGTCTGCTCAATAAATGGTTGTACAAACTTTCTGCGAAGACCGAAGGCACGTGAGTACAAATTTTACGTAATAAGCACTTACAATCTAAGACCCTGGCCTAGGTTACCGTAGACCCAATGATTCACCTTCTTGGAAGGGCTTGATGAGAACGAAAGAAGCTTTCTTTCATAGAACTAAATTCATCATTAGAAATGGTAATTCAACGAGATTCTAGGAGGATACGTGGTTAATGGAGACGCCTTTAGCCACACAATATCCATCTCTCTATAACACTGTACAACGTAAGAGAGGCTTACATTGCTACAATGTTACAGTCCAGCGCTCTAAATGTTCAATTCCGGAGATCTTTGGTAGGACACCGATGGGAAGCATGGCTACATCTGGTTAGAAGGTTGATGGATGTTAACCTCTATGAGGTGGCTGGTAGTATTCACTGGAAATTAACTACGAATGGCATTTTCTAAGTGAAATCTATGTATTTGGACCTAATTGATTCTGGTCCGATTCCGACATTGATACATATTTGGAAAATCAAAGTCCCGTTAAGAATCAAAGTCTTCATGTGGTTTGTGCACAAGGAGATGGTTCTGACTAAGGATAACTTGGCAAAACATAATTGGGAGGGTAGTCAAAGATGTAGCTTTTGTGATCACGATGAAAccatcaaacacctctttcttgaTTGTCCGCTGGCCAAATTATTATGGCGTTCAGTTCATATAGTCTTTAATATCACCCCTGCAAATAGTATACACATGTTATCTGGGACGTGGCTAAATGGAGTAGAGACAAATATTGCGATACATATTCGAATAGGAGTATGTGCATTACTATAGGCTATATGGAATTGTAGGAATGACATGGTTTTTAACAGACAAAGTCGTTTaaattttttgcaggttatctacAGAGCCACTTCTTGGATCCGTATGTGGTCGTTACTCACTCATGTGGAAGCCAGGGAGTCTTTGGTTACTGGGTCTCCCTGTTGGAAGATGGTAACTCAGGATATCTATAACCGGTTTGGACGGCGGTCAATAATAGGATATGAGTTTAGTCATCTCCTTCTATTTTCACCGATTG contains:
- the LOC125541305 gene encoding uncharacterized protein LOC125541305, whose protein sequence is MAVSFQKAPSLFPIEPRQYPQNSSVVREKSGAREMDGRNLLGDVGGAARTNQNKTKVVKIAVAVLAMLLLLAAAAVSTTPDDRACLRAFFRRDMFLVFCVFVSTTTGCLLAWMAVMAPTEASQRSYAWATVRCFALLAINLYFALSNLPDVDDAA